In the Ranitomeya imitator isolate aRanImi1 chromosome 2, aRanImi1.pri, whole genome shotgun sequence genome, attatcttcagaaagcggacccattctatggtggttctggctgagcacctgcacgcgggtctggggtaatagagggggcagcatgacctccagttaggtgtagtcaggggaaggctggtgaggcagctgaagagaggggtctcatttttatcgttactatatggctacatttccttcccagcgtcaccccagactgcgcctgtcgcctcgctttcacatattgctaggacaggatggggaagacaggatctgaggaggggaatggggtctgtatgcaaagtctggatcagaccaggccatcaatccgcagaaatgtttccaggatttctgtggagcaaacaagcagacggtccatccatgtgtataaaagacagcgctctatgtacaatccctggctgctccgcacaccgaacagggggcccccatagaccagcacactgctctcctgaaatactctgtgctgctgtcaccctgctccctccaccacatatctcccagaatccttgctgcctgccatcctcggtgaccgtagacttgtcagtataaggctgctttcacactagcgtcggtacgggcccgtcgcagtgcgtcgtaccgacgcatgctgtgaaagaaatgcccgacgtgggcagcggaagcagtcttacgatgcttccgctgccccattgtaaggtctggggaggatggggcggagtttctgccgtgcatgtgcggttgaaaatggcggactcgacgcacaaacgttacatgtaactttttttgtggaggcggtccaccaaaacatgacgaaaCCGTCGCACggcagttacgacgtgtggcaatacgtcgcaatgcgtcggtaatgttagtctatagggaaaaaacgcatcctgcagacaactttgcaggatgcgtttttccaggacgtccccctgacagcacattggaggacgtcctcctcctccttgcagggacaggaaatacaacacgagaggttaaaaggtcccactccaccccattTCCCTCagtgtgtttttcctgtccctgcatggagggacacacgagaggaGCAGCACAGCACAGCGCGGAAGCTTACCGATCCGGAGGgctcgggggatcgtgcggctgggcCAATATCCTTCCCCCGCAACAAAAGCCCgaggcagaaacttcccggtggggagtccctctgcctagagaccagtcgagcggacgggcTCCTGGGTTGAACCGCTTCCTCCCGGGAGGGGGCTCTCGGTTCAGGCGCCAGGAGAAGAGGCGCCGCATGGAGGAGGATGCGGCAGCAGGAGCAGCGTGCGTTCCACACAGTGGAACGCGGATGTAAAATCCTTATACCAGGCAGTACTTCCGGTATCGACGCAGGTAAGGTGACGTCAGATCCGGGGGAGGCACcatctcggcgtgcgttccaccttGTGGAACGCGGAAGTAAGCAGTCTTAAGGGCGCAAAAAATCTCAGGGCACGCACAGATCGTCATCCAGCGCTCCTTCTGGTTAAGAGAGCGCCAGATTTGAATCCCTGCAGAGTATTATCGGCAGCAGGACACTGAAGTGTGTGTATCCGTGCTAGCAGGCTGCTGGAAAATGCCGGAGACTAAGGGTGAGTGCAGCAGAAGCTGCTATATCCCTTATTTGTGTGGGAGATCACATGTTTATTATGGGCATCTCTCCACAGAGTATACGGAGAACAGAAATGAGACGGGGGTAAGTGCGCAGTGCACGGATTACATATATACGCCTGCACACACACTGAGCCATTCTTATTCTTATATTTAGGATGAAGAGGCCACTCAGACTCCCCTCCCTCAGACAAAAAAGTCTGGAAAGATGTTAAAATCTAAGAGGTGTTCTATATGGAAGCTGGCAGAAGCATACAAGAAAGATCTCTGCAGCTCGTGTGTTGAAAAGATTGTTAGAGAGGAACAACCATCAATGTTATCGGAGATGAGGAGTATAATCCGTGAAGAGGTCCAGAATTCCTTGGCCTCAATGTCTCAACGGGACGTGTACAGTCCGGGCCCGGCTCGTAAGAGACCAAGAAGGGATCCAGAACAAGAAGATCAGGATGATTCGTCAGAGGCGGAATCAGAATACAGAGGttctgatcaagaagaaggagaaTTGCCAATGGAAGAACAGGAAGGAAGAAGGTATTACTTTCCAGTAGAAGACACAGAAGAGCTGGTTCAGGCGGTCAGACGTACTATGCAGATGAAAGAAGATCCACGTCCGAGATCTAGACAAGACCAGATGTTTGGAGGGCTCACATATCGGGAACGGACAGTGTTCCCTGTGAGCGAACATATTCGTCAGATGATATCACAAGAATGGAAAGACGCGGAGCGAAGATTGGTGATGTCCAGAGATTTTAAGCCGCCTCCCGTTCGATCCAGAAGAGATCAAGATTTGGGAAGAAGTTCCTAAGGTGGATATCCCAATAGCCAAGGTGGCAAAGAAAACATCCATACCTTTTGAGGATTCATCTAGTCTCAAGGATGCAATGGATCGCAAGGCGGATATCCTTTTACGTCGagcctgggagacttcagcagcCTTAATAAAGACTAACATCGCAGCCACATCTGTAGCAAgatccatgttcctgtggatggaacaattagaggaacatttaattaataaaactTCTCGGGCAGATATAATTGCCTCTCTGCCTATCATAAAGTCAGCCACGGCCTTTATGGCGGACACATCAGCTGAATCTGTTAGATTTGCGGCTAGAAATAGCTCCTTGTCCAATGCAACCCGTAGGgctatttggcttagatcttggtcgggggataatgcatcCAAAAACAAATTGTGCCATTCCATTCTCAGGTTCCAGAATATTTGGCCAGGCGTTAGATGATATTTTAGAATCAACAGCTGACAGTAAAAAAGGGTTCCCCGAGGAAAAACCCAGGAAATTTCAGCCCTTTCGGAGAAGacctctccccccctccccccgcaggCAACCGGAGTATAGAGAACAATGGAGGTCAGGCAGAGGAGCCTTCAGAGGTTCCTATGAACAGAAGGGGAAGAAATTCCTTGTTCGGTTCAAACTATAGACCAAGGAAACAATGACGCCATAGGGATAGGCGGGAGACTAAGCCTCTTTCTAAAATACTGGAGTCGGATCTCAGACAACAGTTATGTCCTCAAAATAATCTCAGAGGGTTACAGAATAGAGCTAATTTCCCGCGTACCACAAAGGTGTATTGCACCAACAGTGGTAGCTACAAATTCCCCTATGTTCACAGACCTACAAAATCTGTTCGTCTCTCGGGTCATAGTTCGGGTTCCCTCTCCAGAAATAGGCAGAGGTCATTATTCCTCTCTATTCTCAATTCCAAAACCGTCAGGGGAATCCCATACGATAATAAATTTGAAACCTCTGAACGTATTCGTCAAATACAAACGATTCAGAATGGAATCAGTCAGGTCAACAATTCACCTTATAAACAAGGattcggtaatgtgcactctcgatctgaagagtgcgtattatcaggttCCGATACACCCCTCATCTCAGGATCTTCTGAGATTCTCGGTAAGATTCCCGGACCAGACCtgccacttccaatttcaatgcctcccATTCGGTCTAGCATCTGCTCCAAGAATTTTCACAAAATTGGTAGCAGAAGTGGTGGCTTTCCTAAGAAaccaaggaataacaataattccaCACTTGGACGATTTTCTGGTTGTAGCACGAACAAGGGATATTCTGCTGCAGCACAGAGATCGGGTCATAGTTGTATTGGAACAACTAGGATGGGTGGTAAACCGGGAAAAGTCGCATCTAAGACCAGAATCCCGTAAAATATTTCTAGGAGTACTAGATTCTACAATCAGACAAACCTTCTTACCAAGGGACAAACGAATCTCAATAAAAAAGATGATCTTAGAATTCCAGAGAAGTCCAGTCACGATAAGAGCGGCTATGAAGGTCTTGGGGAAGATGACAGCTTGCATCCCGTGtgtcagatgggctcaggctcattcaAGACCATTACAAGAACAAGTCCTCATGGTATGGGATCGTTGTCGTTCGTCATTAGACAAAACACTGCAGCTATCAATGAAGGTAAGAAGATCGCTACGATGGTGGACCCAGGACTACAATCTAAGAATGGGCGTCCCTTGGATATCAACCCCTTGCGTGGTAATCACCACGGAcgcaagtcagtggggatggggagcgcacTTGGAAGGAAAATTCTTTCAAGACAAGTGGCCCGAAGAGATCAGTCAGATGTCATCAAATTACAGAGAACTATACGCAGTTTGGGAAGATCTCAGAAGAAACCATTCTCGCCTAAAGGACAAGCACGTAAAAATCCTATCCGACAACATGACAGCGGTATCCTTCGTGAGACATCAGGGAGGTTCCAGACACAAGGCGCTTCAGGATCTAGCGCAAAGAATTTTTGCCTGGGCAGAAAACGTGGTCCTATCAATAACAGCAGTACATCTGGAAGGATCTCAGAACATGCTAGGCGACTATCTAAGCAGAAGCAAAGTTTATCCAaccgaatgggaactaaatcaagaAATGTTCCAAATACTTTGCCACCGTTGGGGAACGCCCAGGATAGACTTATTTGCCACAAGAAAAAATGCGAAAGTGCCCAAattttattccctcaacccttcagacatgccggaagcagtcgacgccttaagtcaAGCATGGAACGAACCTCTGTCTTATGCGTTTCCCCCAATAGCACTTATCCCAGTAGTGCTCAGGAAGATTCAAGAAGCCCAGGCAACAGTGATGACGATTGTACCATTTTGGCCGAAGagaagttggttcccattgttgggAGCCATGACAACGGAAAACCCTATCAAACTCCCGTTATGGAAAGATATAATTCATCAGGGGCCCGTTCTACACCAAGACCCGGAGAGATTACATCTATCAGCATGGCtcctgagagggacatcttgaaatccagaggtctttcagatgaagtaattacaaccatccaggctagtaggaagcctgtcaccTCAGCCATCTACCACAAAATCTGGAGGAAATTTTGTATGGAAGGTGGTGGGTCGGCCGTGATTCCGGGAGCCTTAGATATTCCTAGAGTCTTAAATTTTTTACAAAAGGGCTTTAATTTGGGGCTCAGGCCAAGTATGATTAAAGTCCAGATCTCGGCCCTTAGTACTTTCCTGGATTATCCATTAGCCTCCCACCCCTGGATAATCAGATTTGTGAAGGCCATCCAGAGATTACGGCCTACCTTAAGACAGCTAGTTCCTACATGGGACTTAAATCTGGTCCTCAGGGCTCTGTGTAAAAATCCCTATACTCTTGAGGAGGATATGCCTATTTCAATTCGTACCTGGAAGACGGCCTTCCTAGTAGCAATAACAACAGCTAAACGTGTAGGGGAAATTCAGGCCCTATCAATTAAGGATCCATATCTTCAGGTCCGAGAGGACCATATAATCCTAAAATTAGATCCAGCTTTTATCCCTAAAATAGCCTCAGCTAGAAATCGagaccaggaaataattttaccttccttttgtgagaacccttctaatgaaaaagaacaggcttTACACTCCCTTGATGTTAGGCAGGCAGTATTAAATTATCTGgaggccactagctcctggaggaaAGATTCTAATCTTTTCATTCTATTCGGGggtaagaataaaggtaaaaaagcttccaaggcttcaatagctagatggatcaccactataatttcaaaagcctacTCATCTGAAGGGGTAGCCTGCCCAACAGGGATTAGAGCACACTCTACTAGGgctgtttcagcatcatgggctgagcgagcaggagcgtccctagatcagatttgcaaggccgcaacttgggccagagtaaacacgttctgtaagcactataagctagacgtagtagcagctcagcagacgtcttatgggagaaaggttctccaagcagttgtcccaccctaagcaaagttttctttggtattctccaatgtgctgtcagggggacgtcctggaaaatgggtattatacctaccgataattcggtttccaggagtccatcctgacagcaccgttatttccccccctatgtatgccagttcatatgctgtaatatgtttggtTAATAAAGTATTCAAATTAGATCTAttcatggtgtggtacttgtcaaaacactgagggaaatggggtggagtgggaccttttaacctctcgtgttgtatttcctgtccctgcaaggaggaggaggacgtcctccaatgtgctgtcaggatggactcctggaaaccgaattatcggtaggtataatacccatttttctcctgaatgactcattgcaacgtacagccaacaacgctagtgtgaaagtagcctaaggctgccgtccactatcagtatttggtcagtattttacctcagtatttgtaagccaaaaccaggagtgggtgataaatccagaagtggtgacgtgtttctattatacttttcctctaattgttcctctcctggttttggcttacaaatactgaggtaaaatactgaccaaatactgatagtgtgacggcagccatactctgcagtcaccaacaaaatgcctgctcactgggttcctgaatatcatcctctctaatcccttagcaaacacccagaaggggaggagaggagacatcacacatgtcagcagactccgcccataattactgcagtgctgtaatgtgagctagttgtacactaggtttttctgaaatttcagcagctgctccccctagtgttgaaaagtggaaattccaaaacttttcaaattatttttcatattttactaaattataaacaaatgataacatgttttaagaaaatgtaatcattaattctttacatttttacaatttctgaaaaaaaattttttttgatggcaccttccctttaagcctggttaataatggagaggtgtcagtaagacaaaacaacggataataggagctgccccatagattaacatcgggccgagtgctatgctattttttatcgcattgcactcgtccgtattacggtctagtgtgactccagccttattaaaggatacatgaaaacttattattttgtaatCACTATTactcaagtgacccccaacccttatatttaatatgcggtctggcctgttgattGAATAGAGGTGCTGCATTGcccccccacagtccccagacctcaacccaatcaaacacttgtgggtagagttgaagaaaaagctgtatacatacccgaGTCGACTTTTATgtaccaactttgggaatgtgtataAAATAGCTGGGATCAGATTTTATTCGAGACATGCTTGATGGAGAGTATGCCCAGAAGTATTCagccagtgttgaaagccaaaaggtggatttacaaaatactgacaaaataataaCAATTTTAAAGGAGTAACATTGTAGTgatatgacaagaatctgcataactaatcatgtgATAaatatagttgcaagtcaaatttatgtatgagatagccaagatgatcgtctataaaatgatggtagtctcacgtttgAAGCTGtaatggatggtgagatatggagcctgaaagtccaaACATTGTTAGGCTAAGTTTACACTAGgcatttttgcggctttttttaTGCGCTTTTGTAtgtaaattttcagctgcattttcaaGTACAagcaagtctatgagatttcagaaatctcatgcacacagcttgttttttctgttatcaggattttgtgctttgcgtgtttttcatccattgaaatgaatggttggtgaaaaaaacgcacccaaaatgcaggtatcagggttTGCTTCATTTTTGTGCCAATActcgattctatagaataggactttatttcaacactaaagtttatcagcatgcacaataaaccaatctagcatgccaaaaccgcagcaaaaaaaccaaggaaaacatgttttttttctgcagcttctttcctgccaagagatcaagtTTCGCTGCAGGAAACAAATGCTGAAAacatgcctagtgtgaacttacacaTTTGCTAGTCAGTTAGTGAATATATGTATGTAGGTGGTAAAGTCCTGGATGGGAGGtatacagtgggcacggaaagtattcagagccctttacatttttcactctttgtatcattgcagccatttggtaaattcaaaaaagttcattttttcacattactgtacactctgca is a window encoding:
- the LOC138664039 gene encoding uncharacterized protein, which encodes MPETKGECSRSCYIPYLCGRSHVYYGHLSTEYTENRNETGDEEATQTPLPQTKKSGKMLKSKRCSIWKLAEAYKKDLCSSCVEKIVREEQPSMLSEMRSIIREEVQNSLASMSQRDVYSPGPARKRPRRDPEQEDQDDSSEAESEYRGSDQEEGELPMEEQEGRRYYFPVEDTEELVQAVRRTMQMKEDPRPRSRQDQMFGGLTYRERTVFPVSEHIRQMISQEWKDAERRLVMSRDFKPPPVRSRRDQDLGRSS